A genomic window from Sebastes fasciatus isolate fSebFas1 chromosome 7, fSebFas1.pri, whole genome shotgun sequence includes:
- the kcne4 gene encoding potassium voltage-gated channel subfamily E member 4, giving the protein MDHLENSTLSPKQLFEHTPSTAHSQADKSDGNAYRYILIVMSFYGIFLCGLMLGYFRSKRREKRRTNVFTRLVHEEAQREWGSLPKKHSFTFPAAVSELRSVHVSLPFCGAHVNHFGHLHYEGALPSPLACTLCAEQCSISSLCSSADTHFVIEEESDSGTADGSEETRKGASENSADDLGRTQEGQ; this is encoded by the coding sequence ATGGATCACCTGGAGAACTCCACACTGTCACCCAAACAACTCTTCGAGCACACACCGAGCACCGCGCACTCCCAGGCGGACAAAAGCGACGGGAACGCGTACCGGTACATACTAATAGTCATGTCTTTCTACGGAATCTTCCTCTGTGGTTTAATGCTGGGCTACTTCCGCTCcaaaaggagagagaagaggaggaccaACGTCTTCACGCGCCTCGTGCACGAGGAAGCGCAAAGGGAGTGGGGCTCGCTGCCCAAGAAACACAGCTTCACCTTTCCCGCCGCTGTCTCGGAGCTGCGCTCGGTGCACGTGTCCCTGCCTTTCTGCGGTGCCCACGTCAACCACTTTGGACACCTCCACTACGAGGGCGCGCTGCCATCGCCGCTGGCGTGCACGCTGTGCGCGGAGCAGTGCAGCATCAGCTCGCTGTGCTCCTCAGCGGACACGCACTTCGTCATAGAGGAGGAGTCGGACAGCGGCACGGCGGACGGGTCGGAGGAGACCAGGAAGGGAGCGTCCGAGAACAGCGCGGATGATTTAGGCAGAACTCAGGAAGGCCAATga